One window of Rasiella rasia genomic DNA carries:
- a CDS encoding DUF721 domain-containing protein gives MAKRNAEETPIGDVLKQFISSNRLEKGLDKVSIQDAWHNVLGEAISKYTTAISLDRDTLYVSLSSSVLREELSYGKEKIIKLLNEEVNKTLVTKLILR, from the coding sequence GAGAAACGCAGAAGAAACTCCAATAGGTGATGTTTTAAAGCAATTTATTTCATCCAATCGGTTGGAAAAAGGATTAGATAAGGTTTCTATTCAGGATGCTTGGCACAATGTACTGGGGGAAGCTATCTCAAAATACACAACAGCTATTTCATTAGACCGAGATACGCTATATGTGAGTTTAAGTTCTTCTGTACTTAGGGAGGAGCTAAGTTATGGAAAAGAAAAAATCATAAAACTTCTTAATGAAGAAGTGAACAAAACGTTAGTAACCAAATTGATTTTACGTTAA